The DNA window tattcatttaattattgtaAACATTTAGCTTTGTATAAAAATTCCACAGAAAAGCAACACTGGGTACTAATACATAACTGCCTTCTTTACAGGTTTTTTCCTCCTCCAAATGGAAACCCTGATATTTACATTGCTCATTGGGTGTTTTCTCACAAGGCAGAGCTCACAGCTGGAAAGACAAAATTGCCAGCGATGTGACAAGCAGTTCTTTTGTGACTGTTCTGATGAAGGCCTTCCTCAGGTCCCCAAAGTGCCTGAAGACACCCTGGGACTCAATCTTTCCTTCAACCATATTGAAATCATAACCGAAAATGACTTTCATGAGTATAACCACTTGAAAACTCTCTACCTGCAAAGTAACTGGATCGCAAATATTCACGAAAATGCTTTTTCTTCTCTCGGGAACCTGGAAAGACTTGACCTGTCCTACAACCGCCTCACCAGGTTATCCTCATGTTGGTTTGACTGGCTTATCTCACTTCAACATCTGAACCTATTAGGCAATACCTACCACAAGTTAGGGACAAGTTTCCTTTTTGCCCAGCTGAGGAGGATGAGAAGCTTGCAGTTCGGGGGTCCCTGTTTTTACTCCATAGGTAGGAATGACCTGGGGGGCTTGAGAGATCTGGATGAGATGGTTCTATCAggcaaccacctgaaacagtATGAGGTCGGCAGTCTCAGTGAAATCCGACTAAATGGCTCTCTTACACTTTGCCTTCGCCGTCTATTTCAGGGAGATCTGGGTCTTCTGACAATCATCTTGAGGGATATCTGCAGCCCAGAGACTTTTCTGATTATTTCTGAGGTGATGCTAAATAATAATCGCACAATCCAGCCATTTGTCGAAGCCACGAAGAAGGGTGTGACGAAGATTCTTTTAAAGAATGTGACAGCAATTGACGAAGCCATAGTTTACTTCTTGCAAGCAATGAATAATGCTCCATTGACGTTTTTAGGGATTGAGGATTCACTGTTTCTTGGACGTGACTTTTGTGACAAGGTAAATGCCACACGCCATGACAAGCTGGAAACATTGTACATAAAAAATCTAGCAATTCAAGATTTCTTTGACGTTAGTTTACTTAGTTACCttaaaaatatccttaaatacCCTAAAAATATGTCAGTCATTAACAGCGAAGTCTTCCGCATGCCTTGCTCGACCTCTAAGCTTTTGAAAAAGCTGGAGTATCTGGACTTCACTGGGAACTTGCTCACTGATCTTGCCATGAGAGAGGCCATGTGTGGTGGACGAGGTACGTTGTTAAAACTCAGATTTCTTAATGTGAGCAAAAATAATCTCAAGTCTCTTGCTCTTATGAGCCAATTAGTCAGCAACCTCAACAAGCTTGAGTCCTTGGATTTaagtcaaaatgtattttctgtcaTGCCAGAAGAGTGCACTTGGCCCACAAGTCTGCAATACTTAAATCTGTCCTTGACCAAATTATGGAAAATTACAGCATGTCTTCCAAAGAGTTTGCACATCTTAGATTTAAATGGCAATCACCTGACTGTGTTTGACATAGAACTACCTTACCTCAAAGAGCTGTACATCTCAGGCAACAAGTTCACAAGTTTGCCTTCGGGAAGGTTGTTCCCAAGACTGGAGTTGCTGCTGATCCAGCGAAACATGCTCAACATGTTTGATGCGACCGATTTGATGGAGTACAAGAACCTGCGAAATCTGGAAGCTGGCTACAACaaatttgtgtgcttgtgtgaattCTTGGCTTTTATGCAGCAGAAGGTCAGACAGTTAGTCGGGATTGGCGATCGACCTGAGAGTTATGTGTGTGACTCACCAGTTAATCTAAGAGGACAGCTGGTTGCAGATGCACACCTCTCCATCTTTGAGTGTTACATGATGGTGGCTGTGTCTGGACTGTGCAGTATTGTCTTTTTGGCAACGCTCATCTGTGGGATCCTTTGCTACAAGCTCCATGTTGTTTGGTACGTAAAGATGACCTGGGCTTGGCTTCAAGCTAAGAGGAAACCAAAGGTCAATGCAAACAACATCTGCTATGATGCTTTTGTTTCTTACAGCGAGAGGGATTCTGAGTGGGTTGAGGAGTTCCTAGTTCCAGAACTGGAGGGAGCCCATTCGCCATTTCGGCTCTGCCTGCACAAGCATAACTTCCTTCCTGGGCAGTGGATAGTAGACAACATTATCAATGCTATGGAGAAAAGCCACACCACTCTCTTTGTCCTGTCCCGACACTTTGTCAGCAGTGAATGGTGCAAGTATGAGCTTGATTTCTCCCGCTTTCGCCTGTTTGATGAGAATAACGACACTGCTGTCCTGATTCTGCTGGAGCCCATCGCCAAGGAAACCATTCCCAAGAGGTTCTGTAAGCTGCGTAAATTTATGAACTCAAGAACCTATTTGGAGTGGCCAGAAGATGAGGAGCAAAGACCTCTATTCTGGCACAATCTTAAAGTAGCAATTAAGAGAGGCGACTAACTTGCCTTTGAAAGTACTAGTCTCAATGGCTATTTTCTGTTTGTCAACATGACTCATTTAACTTGTGTAAGTAGAATTTAACCTCAGAGATATGAACTTTACAGTTAAGCATTGACCAGTCAACAACATACGGTATGTAACCAGAAATGGCATAACCAAATAGGCCTTGTCAGTATTAAGCTCTTAATTATTAATGCAAAATGTCAAGCATTAAACTGAAGTGAGTCACACATTCCACTGACATAAAACTTCACATGCTATGTTAGAGAAAGGGAGAAGTCACAGCAGTATCACAAAATATCACAATGAAGAAAAGCCAATGGTGATGTAAAGAAAAGGGGTAGCataatttttttgcagttttcaaaAGTGGTCAAAGCTAGTAGCATCACTGAAAATGTCTTATCTTTAGAAAAGTGAATAAAGAAATACCAATGTTTAAAGCTATAACATGAGACTAACCTTCATatctattttgtatttatttgtattttgacaTCACTGTCATACTTAATTTCTCCACACTTCTATTGCTTCTGGATTCCTGTCTTATAGATTCTATAGCATGTTTACTGACACATTGAGAAATTCACTTGCATGAAAAGACTTGCATTTATCAGGTCATACAGGTGTTATTAGTTGGGGCTGTAAGGTGGCTCATCCTAGCCATCCTGGGTTTTGGTGTATGGACATGTgccatggtctggtatcaaatcctCAGTGCCCCTTCAGTCTAATAGGGTCCTGCATAATTGACTTGCATTGCATTAGATGATTTGATGCTCCctattttccattatttgtaCCTTTTAACTGGATCAAATAATAGCTTTTCAAcatcatataaaatatttttaaagttgcaGTTGTCTTCCAGAATCCAAAAATAACATTGATACGAATGTTGACTATTTCTGCTGTTACATCCTCTGCTTGATTGTGaacctgttttattttgtaatttttattaacatttttaattcctACTACATTAATAAAGATACTTAACACTGTAAAAGGGTTTCAATATCtgtgtaaaatgaatgcaaatgaaaaaaacaggatgggTGGAAATAGGACTGATTGTATTGGATTTTCAGAAACAACATGACATGTAATAGACATGTAATTATTCGGGTCAATCAAAGTCTTCTGTCTGCTGAAAACTGGGGTGTAGCTGACTCGAGGCAAATTCCCATGTTTCCCAGTTTGATGTCCAGAATCAAATATTGCAGAAGTTTCCCTTTGGTTTTCCCAGTTTGGCTTGGATTTGGAGACTTCCAAATTGATCTTCAAAAATTTGTTATTCCAGCTTGAGTTGTCTTGTTCATATTTGTTTCATGATGTATAAATCAGAAGTGTATATTTTGCTTTATACATTATACCCCATACAACACTGCTGCCAGGCATTGGATTTCAGGATAGAGTTGTTTCTAATCATTCAAATGCAGCCTTTAGTAGTCCCCTTGGCCAAAAGATACAAGTCCTGACTCACACAGTACCTGTTACCTCACAATAAGTGGGTAAATGAGTGGACGTCATGACCATAATGAAGAGGAACCTCCAGGGGGGACGTTCATGATGGGGACACGTTCCCATAGGGATTACAGGATGTGTACAGAC is part of the Anguilla anguilla isolate fAngAng1 chromosome 7, fAngAng1.pri, whole genome shotgun sequence genome and encodes:
- the LOC118231933 gene encoding toll-like receptor 2 type-2 isoform X1; translation: MRSFLGKTLYAVFLSGFFLLQMETLIFTLLIGCFLTRQSSQLERQNCQRCDKQFFCDCSDEGLPQVPKVPEDTLGLNLSFNHIEIITENDFHEYNHLKTLYLQSNWIANIHENAFSSLGNLERLDLSYNRLTRLSSCWFDWLISLQHLNLLGNTYHKLGTSFLFAQLRRMRSLQFGGPCFYSIGRNDLGGLRDLDEMVLSGNHLKQYEVGSLSEIRLNGSLTLCLRRLFQGDLGLLTIILRDICSPETFLIISEVMLNNNRTIQPFVEATKKGVTKILLKNVTAIDEAIVYFLQAMNNAPLTFLGIEDSLFLGRDFCDKVNATRHDKLETLYIKNLAIQDFFDVSLLSYLKNILKYPKNMSVINSEVFRMPCSTSKLLKKLEYLDFTGNLLTDLAMREAMCGGRGTLLKLRFLNVSKNNLKSLALMSQLVSNLNKLESLDLSQNVFSVMPEECTWPTSLQYLNLSLTKLWKITACLPKSLHILDLNGNHLTVFDIELPYLKELYISGNKFTSLPSGRLFPRLELLLIQRNMLNMFDATDLMEYKNLRNLEAGYNKFVCLCEFLAFMQQKVRQLVGIGDRPESYVCDSPVNLRGQLVADAHLSIFECYMMVAVSGLCSIVFLATLICGILCYKLHVVWYVKMTWAWLQAKRKPKVNANNICYDAFVSYSERDSEWVEEFLVPELEGAHSPFRLCLHKHNFLPGQWIVDNIINAMEKSHTTLFVLSRHFVSSEWCKYELDFSRFRLFDENNDTAVLILLEPIAKETIPKRFCKLRKFMNSRTYLEWPEDEEQRPLFWHNLKVAIKRGD
- the LOC118231933 gene encoding toll-like receptor 2 type-2 isoform X3, whose amino-acid sequence is METLIFTLLIGCFLTRQSSQLERQNCQRCDKQFFCDCSDEGLPQVPKVPEDTLGLNLSFNHIEIITENDFHEYNHLKTLYLQSNWIANIHENAFSSLGNLERLDLSYNRLTRLSSCWFDWLISLQHLNLLGNTYHKLGTSFLFAQLRRMRSLQFGGPCFYSIGRNDLGGLRDLDEMVLSGNHLKQYEVGSLSEIRLNGSLTLCLRRLFQGDLGLLTIILRDICSPETFLIISEVMLNNNRTIQPFVEATKKGVTKILLKNVTAIDEAIVYFLQAMNNAPLTFLGIEDSLFLGRDFCDKVNATRHDKLETLYIKNLAIQDFFDVSLLSYLKNILKYPKNMSVINSEVFRMPCSTSKLLKKLEYLDFTGNLLTDLAMREAMCGGRGTLLKLRFLNVSKNNLKSLALMSQLVSNLNKLESLDLSQNVFSVMPEECTWPTSLQYLNLSLTKLWKITACLPKSLHILDLNGNHLTVFDIELPYLKELYISGNKFTSLPSGRLFPRLELLLIQRNMLNMFDATDLMEYKNLRNLEAGYNKFVCLCEFLAFMQQKVRQLVGIGDRPESYVCDSPVNLRGQLVADAHLSIFECYMMVAVSGLCSIVFLATLICGILCYKLHVVWYVKMTWAWLQAKRKPKVNANNICYDAFVSYSERDSEWVEEFLVPELEGAHSPFRLCLHKHNFLPGQWIVDNIINAMEKSHTTLFVLSRHFVSSEWCKYELDFSRFRLFDENNDTAVLILLEPIAKETIPKRFCKLRKFMNSRTYLEWPEDEEQRPLFWHNLKVAIKRGD